The window CACACAATCAATCACATAATTCTAGAGTAGACTGATTTTGGAATAAATGCAGAAATTTCATATATATCCAATTGAATTAGAATATGCGTGAATTAATCATTGAAAAGCCAAGTCCAATGAAATAATGCATATCAATGCTAGATCAACCCGGACCGGCCTGACTTGTGAATCAACGATACAGAAGAATGGAGATCTACAAGGAATAATCGGAGCCACAACCAACTGATAGAACAAGGATAACAGGAGAAATCATACAAGAGGAGAAGAGATATGGAATGTAACAATTCCAAGCAACAACATTCATATGATCTCGAGCTTACCTTCTTCAGTAGCAGAATTGATTGGAACCATGGGAAGTTCACCAGCTTCCACCAGCTCATCTTCGAGATGAATCTGAGCAAAATTGCTGACGATAGCTGTCCTCTCCCTATAAATGCTCTCATTCTTCTCCTCTTCAGCCCGCTCAACCTTCTCCTTAGTCAACAAGCTCACGTCCTCGGCTGCCTTGGTGACCGCAGTCAATGCACTCGACAGCCATGATGCCCCAACCGACACATAGTGGTTGCTCATGAGGGCCGACCCGGCACTGCTCGCCACCGTGAGGGCTGACCTTGTCTTCTCATAGACTTGGAACCGCTCATCTACCTCTCTTGCTTTCTCGTGGACCACGGCAGTCCCCATACTTAGCTTCTCTCTCAGGCCCATCTTCTGGTCCAGGGACGTAACCGTGGCGGATGCGGTCGATATCAAGTGGTGCCGCTCATCCAAGGCCTTGGCCTTGCTGAGGGCATCTTTCCCCAGGACAAAACCCTTGGCAAGCATGCTGCTCACCACATCCTCTGCCTTCTTTACCACTGAATCGCCACCTGAGAGCGTCCCCTGCTTTACAGCAGTGGAAGAAATATCAGCATTACCAACACAAATACATGGATTGAATCATATGAGGCTATCATTGACTACAAAGATGGGCATTTTGAATGGGGAAAAAACTGCAGCTTATATGGGTGGGCATCTTGGGGTGCCATCTGAAAATGGATTTACTGAGTTTTTCTCTGCATGTCAGACAAAATTTGAACCTATGACTGAGTTGCGCCATGACTGCGGCCCACCTGTTCATCTAACGGGCTTGATTTTTTCAGGGAGGCCCTTTCTTCTTATGGCATGTGctgtggacagtttggatctcagACACGTGGTACACATTCACGCATATGCGAGTGGAGAAAGGAGAATGGCAGTTTTTCTTGACAAATGCGCCAGTGGAGAGAGAGGAAGCAGTTTGCAAGACATGGGGGAGGGGACGGAGAAGtggttattttaaaaaaaaaaaaaagtgggttaCTTCTGTGATGGCTCACCACCATTGTAAAATGGCAGTGACTCATCACTTCACACGTGGCATTCATGAGcatccatccagaccatccaaattgggaGACATTGTGGACAGatcatcagatggttaggatcatagtAGGCATGATTTTGCACCAAGGTTTGTCCCTGGTAgtatgaatgaatggatggtccaaatctgtGATTAGGCATCCCACTTGTAACTTAAAAGCTTTGGGAACATCGTTAACATCCCCATGACAGTAGGGACATTAGCATTACCTACATACACAGAGGCACATAGGGGAATGGCCAAATACTTGTATGATAATTACCATATGTTGggggcatgtgggccccaccataatgtatgagtgCCATCTAACCCATACATGATCCATTAGATGAGGGTTCCCATGTTAAGCCTAGATCCCACAATCCAGCtcaatctaaaactaaagtgagCCGTGCAAAAGGATCAGTGAGGGACAATGGGGAGGGTGACACCCATCACAGAAATTTCAAGATGGAATGTGGGCACCACTGTGTTTTACatatgcaatccaatccattcattaggcataccccaccatgatgaagggACACATAAAAAACTctagccattccaaaactcaagtgggtcacaccaagagTTTGTTTGGATGCACGCAAAGTCATGTGCTGCACATGCTATACTACTGCAATGCTTCACTGACAGCATGTGCAGGTTTGTCAAGCACTTGCACAACATGTATAACCGATATGACCTTTACTCAAGGATAGCCTGCCCTTGCTCAATGGTCAGATGGCCCATACAAGCTAAAAGCCTTGCGCGATATATCCAAGAAAATACTGTTCCATGCACATGCATCACACGTGTCAAAGGTTCTGCATGTGAGATCATCCATGTTTAAGcgcccacatgtgccaccatcaatcATCAAGTATCTCACATGTGCCATACGTGTTAATCAGTGTGCACACGCCATAATGCTACATGTGTCACGAATCATCTTAAGCTCCTCACATATTCCACCACCTCATGTCTCAAGTTCTTGACAAACAAGGCACAGTACAAATAGTCCTGCATGGCGAGTGCAAGACAGCAATTGCAAGAGAGCATGTGCAGAAAATGACTTTGCATGCATCCACAAAGCCCTCAAGTGAATATATAGGTCTCACTGTGATGTATCCCACTAGACACTACAGTGTTTTTCCACCACAATTTACTAAATTGTGGCAACTCATCCATGGTGAATGTCACATCAAGGCATGCCAATACAGAATGCTAATATCACGGGGACAATTATGGCTATAGAATGTCCCAGAAGTCACACTGATCAGAGGATCATAACCATATGATATCTCCCATTGAACTTGGACCCATGACCAtttccttttaaccatccatttgatggccaccagTCAAGAGATTAGGAAATTTTGCtcagtgtaatttttgggttTGTGATTCATTGACAACGGGGCCCGCAATTTGTAGTCTTGATTGATGAGCACATGATACATGTACCATGGATAGTTGCCATGATTTAGTGAATAGCAGCAAACTCTCGTTCAAGTATGCCTCTTCTTGAAAACCAACAGATAATAACACCATTTTCATGTGCAATACTTACTTTTCCTCGTTAACGAACAATGACAAGTGGCTTAAGATCATAACAACAAGCCCCACTTACATATGCAATATTCAAATCTTTTTACAAGATAAGTTCCAGGAATTACCGAAGGTGGTGAAAAAGCCAAAGGAGGCAACTGGTAACCCTCCACACGAGTTATATTGACAGAAAGATTAATTATTACTGCCCCCTGAAACAATATATAAATGAGAATGCTCATTAAACTCCAGATAAGAGAAGTGGGCCATGCATGCAGGGAAATAAGAAAAAGAGCGCACCGACAGAAGTGTTGCCGTGTCTGCTCCTTGTGGATCCTTGAAAGTAACATATGCGAGCTGAGAACTTTCAGATTCACTGCAAGGAGTGAAGGTCCAAGCTTATCAGCAATAGTTTCCATCATAATAATCAAGAAACAGGAATTAGATGAAAGAAAGCTAACCCTCGCATTTCAATATATATGATATCGCCTGCAAAGGAGAAGAATTCTTTGATGTCCTGCTTAGTTGCAGCTAGAGAAATGTTGCTAACTTTCACCGTCCTTATCTATAGCAGGAGAAACAAGAGAATAGATGAATATTGTAATGTTCTAACAAACAACTACATAGAAAATGCCCATGAAATCATATGGTATTTCAGCATACAACTACAAGGAATACAGAAGTACTGGTGAAAATTAAATTGACTAGGAATGGATATCACATGGTCAACGGGGAAACATGCTCCATGTTCAAAATCTGTACCATTCATCCAGCTGGCACCACCGTggatgggccaccccaaaaagtCACACCAGTCAAATAATCCTCAATGCTTGAATGGAGGACTTCTACCCATTCAATGTGAACCATTGATCGACTTTTTTTAGCCGTCCCTTTTTTTCCCTCAAACAGTTACAATCATCCAGTTGATATGGTTAATGAGGCATGTCTCATCCATACTTGGGTAGCCATGTGTCCCTCCGGAAGTGTGTCATGTGTGTGACAATTGCATGAGATATTAGCCATCCTTCTTACTCTAACTTCCAAACATAAAAGCAAATAAGCATTTTCATCCAACATAATGCACATAAAAATCCCCTAAGGTTATATCAAttacacagttttttttttttttttttgcacaattCCAAGAGACGAACAATATTGCATGAGAATTAGATAGAATCTCAGACAATTTTTTTTCAGTGGGTTTCATTTTCTCCATATCCTATTTTTCATCAAGACAGGAACCTCAAAATGTTTACAAATGCATCCGCATCATTTCAACTAAACAAGAATTGTGGTTAATGCAAACCATGTCACATCAACTAGAAAACCCCATCTTGGAgatagagaaaaatcatcatatgaCCCATTAACAAATACCAAATTTTAACTCTCACATCTGAAACATCGATTGTCCAATTCGGTGTAACAGCTGACTGTGTGTCCATTCCTGTCTTTGGGCTGCAGTGATCCATGGGAGCCTGCGCATGACATGGTCAATCAGAAGTCTCTCATAGAGGAGAAAGAGAAAAGCATTATACTGATGGATCAGGTATTTCACAATGACATAGTACAAATATCCATTCCACCTCCAACTTACTAATGCGAACTAATCACATGACATCCAGGGCCTAATGAGAAAGAACGGAAGGCAAAGACAGATCAGTGCTTCAATGTAATAAGGGGGTGGGGGTTTGGGTTAGCTATTTCTGTGGGCTCGGCACAAAATGGGCATTCATAGAGGAGTAAGCTAATGCAGCAACATAGTAGAACACCAATAAATTTGAATAAGGAATTCCACAAGCTACACCAACCTATATAAATGTTGTTATTACATGCGAACCTGGCACAATGTGGAACATCCAAGTTGCACATTAGGAGGGCCCCACTGTGTAAATGACCATTATGAAAAATCAGGCAGGTCACTCATATAGGTCCCACACATGCTATGCATAAATCAAAGCATACTTTTCTACACTGTACAAATTCATCAACACTAATATTGTCAATAATGTCAGATCGGCAAAAAAATAGCAATCCAGATTGCCAATGACCAATAATCTGGATCGTGCGATTCAAAACAGAAAATGTAGGGGACTGGTGACTCGGGTAACATGTTCTAGATCCCTTTGGTTTGACTCTAGCGGTACCGTGTGATGCTACATATTTatccctcttttttttctctgTTCTACTTTTTTCTGCAAGTGAAGATCTGATCAAATTTGTAATTATGGGAGGAAACTGTTATGACCAAAGTGGTACATGCACTTTCGTCTTCAAATAGGTCCAATTGCCTTCACTTTGCTACATCATTGCCACTAATTCAAATTCAAGAGAAGAGGCAACCTTGACACCTAAATCTTAGCTAATAGAATAATTGCACATAAGACACTGGGTGACATGGGGCATCACAGATTGATTGCATTGGTTAGTACTAAGTTCTTTGTCCAAAAGGGAGTCAAGACAGGGAAAATTCTTTAGCTTGTTCCTGCAGATTCCTTTCAAGCAATGCATGTCGCAGATGTTATCATACAtcaagtaaaaaataaataaaaaatgaaaggaaCTAGGCATGAAGTATCTGACATGGATTGACTGAaccaaaaagaagaaggaaaaaggaaaggaaacaaacaagaaagaaagaaaagaaaagaaaacatctgACATGGCACAAATGTTTCAATCCATGCAGAGAGTTCGTCCAAGGAAGCCATTTTGCATTTAACAATTTGGAAGTCCTCGAAGTGCAACTGAGTTAAAGTCTTGTGAACAAACCAAATATTCACCACATTAACCTGCACAATTCAAAAATTTACCCTGGGAAAATTGCAATTCTTTCTTCTTAGTGAATTATTTGGattcagaaaaagaaaagattaagGTAGGGGCAGAGATTGCCTATACATAAAGAAGATGGATTAACCCCTTATCTTGCAAAAGGCCACGACATCATTTGCCTCAATATAACTCTATCTCGATAAAGGAAGCATGGTCCCTTCTCTCTTAAACAACAAAATAAGCCATCATATCATGGCCTCGGATTTCTCTTCCTTGGCCAAGAAATAGCATGTGTCGAATCCTCCGACATTTTAAGACATTTAACACTATCTTGATATATGAAGCAAGGTCCCTACATCTCTTCGACACCACAATAAGACCACCATTGGCCTTGGATTTTTCTTCATTGCTCAAGAAATAGCATGTGTTGAATCCCCCTCCATTTTAAGACATCCTCACAAAGAATCCTTGAACAATTTCAAGCACTACCAATGCCTTTGCCTTAGCCTCATGGGAATATTTAACACCAATCAGACTCAGGAAAACAAGTGCACCCACTTCACCTCTGAAGGCTTCCCCAGAGTCGATGGACCCCGAGGAACCCATCAAGCAaccaaattctgaatttttaaacCTTATCATCCGGCAAGGTTACACCATTCAAGTAAATAAAAGAGGGTGCCTCCCAAATCCTTCCTTATGGGAGACCCCCTCTATGAAAGTACTCAACCATCGATATAGGACAAACTGGACCCCAACCAAGGTC of the Magnolia sinica isolate HGM2019 chromosome 7, MsV1, whole genome shotgun sequence genome contains:
- the LOC131251593 gene encoding binding partner of ACD11 1-like isoform X3, whose amino-acid sequence is MDHCSPKTGMDTQSAVTPNWTIDVSDIRTVKVSNISLAATKQDIKEFFSFAGDIIYIEMRGESESSQLAYVTFKDPQGADTATLLSGAVIINLSVNITRVEGYQLPPLAFSPPSQGTLSGGDSVVKKAEDVVSSMLAKGFVLGKDALSKAKALDERHHLISTASATVTSLDQKMGLREKLSMGTAVVHEKAREVDERFQVYEKTRSALTVASSAGSALMSNHYVSVGASWLSSALTAVTKAAEDVSLLTKEKVERAEEEKNESIYRERTAIVSNFAQIHLEDELVEAGELPMVPINSATEEGKLEII
- the LOC131251593 gene encoding binding partner of ACD11 1-like isoform X2; its protein translation is MSAPMDHCSPKTGMDTQSAVTPNWTIDVSDIRTVKVSNISLAATKQDIKEFFSFAGDIIYIEMRGESESSQLAYVTFKDPQGADTATLLSGAVIINLSVNITRVEGYQLPPLAFSPPSGTLSGGDSVVKKAEDVVSSMLAKGFVLGKDALSKAKALDERHHLISTASATVTSLDQKMGLREKLSMGTAVVHEKAREVDERFQVYEKTRSALTVASSAGSALMSNHYVSVGASWLSSALTAVTKAAEDVSLLTKEKVERAEEEKNESIYRERTAIVSNFAQIHLEDELVEAGELPMVPINSATEEGKLEII
- the LOC131251593 gene encoding binding partner of ACD11 1-like isoform X1 encodes the protein MSAPMDHCSPKTGMDTQSAVTPNWTIDVSDIRTVKVSNISLAATKQDIKEFFSFAGDIIYIEMRGESESSQLAYVTFKDPQGADTATLLSGAVIINLSVNITRVEGYQLPPLAFSPPSQGTLSGGDSVVKKAEDVVSSMLAKGFVLGKDALSKAKALDERHHLISTASATVTSLDQKMGLREKLSMGTAVVHEKAREVDERFQVYEKTRSALTVASSAGSALMSNHYVSVGASWLSSALTAVTKAAEDVSLLTKEKVERAEEEKNESIYRERTAIVSNFAQIHLEDELVEAGELPMVPINSATEEGKLEII
- the LOC131251593 gene encoding binding partner of ACD11 1-like isoform X4, translating into MSIRTVKVSNISLAATKQDIKEFFSFAGDIIYIEMRGESESSQLAYVTFKDPQGADTATLLSGAVIINLSVNITRVEGYQLPPLAFSPPSQGTLSGGDSVVKKAEDVVSSMLAKGFVLGKDALSKAKALDERHHLISTASATVTSLDQKMGLREKLSMGTAVVHEKAREVDERFQVYEKTRSALTVASSAGSALMSNHYVSVGASWLSSALTAVTKAAEDVSLLTKEKVERAEEEKNESIYRERTAIVSNFAQIHLEDELVEAGELPMVPINSATEEGKLEII